The following proteins are co-located in the Enoplosus armatus isolate fEnoArm2 chromosome 10, fEnoArm2.hap1, whole genome shotgun sequence genome:
- the cox18 gene encoding cytochrome c oxidase assembly protein COX18, mitochondrial encodes MWSVGGSARSGVLQLRLLQRPLRGVYSAVFNRKSGVRTPLGIRRLSGVGTLSGVGAPSGLRTTLGVRRLSGVGTLSGVGTPSGLRTSSGVRRLSGGGGDDSAGAGTGSAGWYSSLSDSAPVHACEHFLVSVQQVSGLPWWLNIVVATLSVRTLITLPFAVYQMVIIAKVEALQAEISELAKRLRYEVSVRARERGWTEKRSRFQFRKNLRHIVSQLYIRDNCHPFKASLLVWVQLPLWISLSLALRNISLGQSALQSDLAAGGVLWFPDLTLPDSTWILPVCLGLTNLLIVEVFSLQRVNPSRFQRFVTNSIRGFSVLMIPIAATVPSSMALYWFTSSLVGFSHNLLLRSPAIHKILKLRTHRPDSPYRDLLSAFITKYCK; translated from the exons ATGTGGAGTGTAGGGGGGTCAGCGAGGTCCGGTGTCCTGCAGCTCCGCCTCCTGCAGCGTCCTCTACGAGGAGTCTATTCTGCTGTGTTCAACAGGAAGTCAGGTGTCCGGACACCGTTAGGAATCAGAAGGCTCTCAGGTGTTGGGACCTTGTCAGGAGTCGGGGCGCCGTCAGGTCTGAGGACAACGTTGGGTGTCAGGAGGCTCTCAGGTGTTGGGACCTTGTCAGGAGTAGGGACGCCGTCAGGTCTGAGGACATCATCGGGTGTCAGGAGGCTCTCagggggtggtggtgatgatagTGCAGGTGCAGGTACAGGTTCAGCCGGCTGGTACAGCAGCCTCTCGGACTCAGCTCCAGTCCACGCATGTGAACACTTTTTGGTGAGCGTGCAGCAGGTGAGCGGGCTGCCGTGGTGGCTGAACATCGTCGTGGCAACGCTGTCAGTCAGGACGCTCATCACTCTGCCGTTCGCTGTCTACCAGATGGTCATCATCGCCAAG GTTGAGGCGCTGCAGGCGGAGATCTCGGAACTGGCGAAGAGGCTTCGATACGAAGTTTCAGtccgagcgagagagagaggctggacGGAGAAACGGAGCCG gTTCCAGTTCCGGAAGAATCTGCGTCATATTGTTTCTCAGCTCTACATCAGAGACAACTGTCACCCCTTCAAAGCCAGTCTGCTGGTCTGGGTTCAGCTGCCCCTATGGATCAGCCTCTCTTTGGCCCTCCGAAACATAAGCCTGGGCCAGTCCG cGCTACAGTCTGATCTGGCGGCAGGGGGCGTTCTGTGGTTTCCTGACCTCACCTTACCTGACTCCACCTGGAtcctacctgtctgtcttggACTGACCAACCTGCTCATCGTAGAG gtgtttTCTCTTCAGAGAGTCAACCCGTCTCGTTTTCAGAGGTTTGTTACGAACTCCATCAGAGGATTCTCAGTGTTGATGATTCCCATTGCTGCTACAGTCCCCTCA TCCATGGCACTGTACTGGTTTACCTCCAGTCTGGTTGGATTCAGTCATAACCTCCTCCTTCGTTCTCCTGCGATCCACAAAATCCTCAAACTCAGAACTCACCGACCAGACTCTCCATACAGAGACTTGCTGTCTGCATTCATCACCAAATACTGCAAATAA
- the igfbp7 gene encoding insulin-like growth factor-binding protein 7, with protein MRSFTVFLCVVAVLSLLSVLPVRVLAGPSCGPCDPAQCAPLPGEGCPAGSLLDSCGCCSVCAAAEGELCGGRRAAARRCGSGLECVKSDEDKKKKLGVCVCKSNYEVCGTDGVTYRTGCSLKGASLTAETEGKQPITVQNKGRCATAPVIVTPPGEVYNVSGSQVYLSCEAVGVPTPVLTWKRVLSGKKRMELLPGDRDNLAIQTRGGPEKHEVTGWVLISPLTKEEEGSYECHATNSKGEASAVGVIHLVESIDDIIVKKVTKEDEL; from the exons ATGAGGTCTTTCACCgtctttctgtgtgtggttGCGGTTCTGTCGCTCCTCTCGGTCCTCCCTGTCCGGGTCTTGGCGGGTCCGAGCTGCGGACCGTGTGACCCGGCTCAGTGCGCTCCTCTCCCGGGGGAGGGCTGCCCTGCCGGCTCTCTGTTGGATTCCTGCGGCTGCTGCTCGGTGTGCGCTGCCGCGGAAGGAGAGCTGTGTGGCGGGCGCCGCGCGGCAGCGCGCCGCTGTGGTTCCGGACTGGAGTGCGTCAAAAGCGAcgaggacaagaagaagaagctgggAGTCTGCGTCTGTAAGAGCAACTACGAGGTCTGCGGAACCGACGGAGTGACGTACAGAACCGGCTGCTCACTGAAGGGCGCCAGCCTGACAGCCGAGACGGAGGGCAAACAACCCATTACTGTCCAGAACAAGGGCCGTTGCGCCACAG CTCCAGTCATCGTCACTCCTCCAGGTGAAGTGTACAACGTGAGTGGCTCTCAGGTGTACCTCAGCTGTGAGGCTGTGGGCGTGCCCACACCTGTCCTCACTTGGAAGAGG GTCCTCAGTGGGAAGAAGAGGATGGAGCTTCTtcctggagacagagacaacCTGGCGATTCAGACGAGAGGAGGACCAGAGAAACATGAAGTGACCGGCTGGGTGCTG atcTCCCCTCtgaccaaagaagaagaaggatcgTATGAGTGCCACGCCACCAACTCTAAAGGAGAAGCTTCAGCTGTCGGAGTGATTCACCTGGTCGAGTCCATCGATGACATCATTGTCAAGAAAG TGACAAAGGAAGATGAGCTGTGA
- the selenot2 gene encoding selenoprotein T2 produces the protein MAEYSQAGLLAALLLFTALTVRDVYLGRSSPQRGHLSTESPGLSPDTLPDTDSGKPAKSSLYTGPVLKFQYCISUGYSKVFQEYSRAIGQLYPDIRIEGENYPPTPFNRCFGNLISYLKLLSILLVVSGQNPFILLGLDTPRAWTWSQDNKIFSCLMAFFLCNMMETHFLSTGAFEVTLNDVPLWSKLQSGYVPNIQEIFQILDNHLKLNQVDPMSFSST, from the exons ATGGCGGAGTACAGCCAGGCCGGCCTCCTGGCGGCTCTGCTCCTCTTCACGGCCCTCACGGTCCGGGACGTTTATCTCGGAAGATCAAGCCCGCAACGCGGACACCTGTCGACCGAGAGCCCTGGCCTCTCCCCGGACACCCTGCCGGACACAGATTCCGGGAAACCCGCAAAGTCTTCACTGTACACCGGGCCCGTGCTCAAGTTCCAGTACTG TATCTCCTGAGGTTACAGTAAAGTGTTCCAGGAGTACTCTCGAGCCATTGGACAGCTGTACCCGGACATCCGCATCGAGGGCGAAAACTACCCCCCAACCCCCTTCAACAG ATGTTTTGGTAACCTGATCTCCTACTTGAAGCTCCTCTCCATCCTGCTCGTCGTCAGCGGTCAGaatcccttcatcctcctcgGCCTCGATACTCCCAGAGCCTGGACCTGGAGTCAGGACAACAAG ATCTTCTCCTGTCTGATGGCCTTCTTCCTCTGTAACATGATGGagactcacttcctgtctactGGTGCCTTCGAGGTCACGCTGAACG ACGTCCCCTTGTGGTCGAAGCTTCAGTCAGGTTACGTACCGAACATCCAGGAGATCTTCCAGATCCTCGACAACCACCTGAAGTTGAACCAGGTGGATCCCATGAGCTTCTCCTCCACTTAG